From the Motacilla alba alba isolate MOTALB_02 chromosome Z, Motacilla_alba_V1.0_pri, whole genome shotgun sequence genome, one window contains:
- the LOC119696099 gene encoding uncharacterized protein LOC119696099 — MTDPLRESWGRPYQGAGVEEIQVEWQRGAEKSQGEVSLDWDQDAQQGTTMLRLTKVATNDSGEYICLVRIRSSVDYKRIQLQVLSWEETYSENVVVWPTLAVVDLWEGPPLRINCSFSIESGYPRNLRVKWWKQNKNLTWDQIETGISWWEYKNQGKGWLNITDPQIGKTEGIYLCIVEDDMAGAYRLRMVQAKSHGVYQEARGQAFLKRHIRRDRREIGPLKRNEGQENLVVGLIRDFGIMQNVTKITACLPLPQAAGEPIPWGIIPITEMPESFKNVSWTCQTVPKSVVEWKDVCKTIRTMTEADCKLKHNYYGWIQNTKRCLITFPIDEPCNRLRIRNIIHRNEMKCQNITQNYDTWQEWKTLWGPSVLEHYNYLGEVQ; from the exons ATGACAGATCCACTACGGGAATCATGGGGTAGACCTTACCAG GGAGCTGGAGTCGAGGAGATCCAGGTAGAATGGCAGCGAGGAGCTGAGAAGAGCCAGGGAGAAGTGAGTCTGGATTGGGATCAAGATGCTCAACAAGGAACTACAATGCTGAGACTAACTAAGGTAGCCACAAATGATTCTGGAGAGTACATCTGTTTAGTTAGGATTCGGAGTAGTGTTGATTATAAGAGAATCCAATTACAAGTGTTATCATGGGAAGAGACCTACTCAGAAAACGTAGTAGTGTGGCCAACATTAGCAGTCGTAGATCTATGGGAGGGCCCACCACTTAGGATAAATTGCTCCTTTTCAATAGAATCTGGATACCCAAGGAATTTACGTGTCAAATGGtggaagcagaataaaaatttaaccTGGGATCAGATAGAAACGGGGATAAGTTGGTGGGAGTACAAAAACCAGGGAAAAGGTTGGCTGAATATCACTGACCCACAAATAGGCAAAACAGAAGGGATCTACTTATGTATAGTAGAAGATGATATGGCTGGGGCATATAGATTGAGGATGGTTCAGGCAAAGTCTCATGGTGTATATCAGGAGGCAAGAGGACAGGCATTTTTGAAAAGGCATATAAGGAGAGATCGGAGGGAAATTGGTCCCCTAAAACGGAACGAAGGGCAGGAAAATTTAGTAGTAGGGTTGATCAGGGACTTTGGAATAATGCAGAATGTCACCAAAATAACTGCTTGTTTGCCGTTACCACAAGCTGCAGGGGAACCTATACCTTGGGGAATAATACCAATAACCGAGATGCCggaatcttttaaaaatgtatcttgGACTTGTCAGACAGTGCCAAAGTCAGTAGTAGAATGGAAAGATGTATGCAAAACAATTAGAACTATGACCGAGGCAGATTGTAAATTGAAACACAATTATTATGGGTGgattcaaaatacaaaaaggtGTTTAATTACATTTCCAATCGATGAGCCATGTAACAGGCTACGAATCAGAAACATAATCCATCGAAATGAGATGAAGTGTCAGAACATCACACAGAACTATGATACCTGGCAGGAGTGGAAAACATTGTGGGGTCCTAGTGTTTTAGAGCATTATAATTATTTGGGGGAAGTTCAATAG
- the LOC119696049 gene encoding LOW QUALITY PROTEIN: uncharacterized protein LOC119696049 (The sequence of the model RefSeq protein was modified relative to this genomic sequence to represent the inferred CDS: substituted 2 bases at 2 genomic stop codons), whose translation MGKIEERPFLQPLNLRFEGKELDHQFLYMPNCPMPLFGRDLLSRLNAKIIFEKGRVKLEIPDEQIAGIFMIKEIDASAIPEEIEQAVVPWVWEMGIPGKSKAAQLVKIELKEGAKPVRVKQYPLKLEARKGVAPLVKQFLDQGILQECESEYNTPIFPVKKPSGKYRLVQDLRAINEIVKDIHPVVANPYTLLTSVSEKFKWFSVIDLKDAFFCIPLAVESRKYFAFEWENPDSGRKRQLTWTRLPQGFKNSPTIFGNQLAKELEDXKNTQVTISPFAYVILQYVDDIFLGTEEREICVKLTTDLLNMLGQAGYRVSKEKAQLVKNNVIYLGCEITQGHRRLGVNRVETICAIPLPRNHQELRSFLGMVGWCRLWIMNFGLLAKPLYEALKEHQLEWTSQRKRAFQELKQALKEAPALGLPDLTKGFQLYVNERQKLALGVLTQKVGTXKRPVGYFSKQLDSVSSGWPSCLRAVAATIALIQEARKLTLGTKMEVFVPHMVMAVLEQKGGHWLSSSRMLQYQAILREQDDVKMKTTNHVNPAEFLRGDREEGELAHDCVEVIEQVYASRPDLKDEPLEEPDWELYTDRSSFVENGTRYAGYAVVTLDQVIEAKALMPGTSAQKAEIIGLTRALYLSKDKKVNIWTDSKYAFGVVHVHGALWKERGLLNSQGASVKHQEAVLQLLDAIHSPEVVAIMHVRGHQTAEGKIYQGNRFADAVARQVARKVWTQMALIPVRTNPATPYLNQEPVYSTEDVKLVNL comes from the coding sequence ATGGGCAAAATAGAGGAGAGACCATTTTTGCAACCTTTAAACCTCCGATTTGAGGGAAAAGAACTGGACCATCAATTTTTGTATATGCCAAATTGTCCAATGCCCTTATTTGGAAGGGATCTTTTGTCTCGactaaatgcaaaaataatatttgagaAAGGACGAGTAAAATTGGAGATACCGGATGAACAGATAGCAGGTATATTTATGATTAAAGAAATAGATGCTTCAGCTATTCCTGAAGAAATTGAACAGGCAGTAGTACCATGGGTATGGGAAATGGGAATCCCGGGGAAATCAAAGGCAGCCCAACTGGTGAAAATAGAGTTAAAGGAAGGAGCTAAACCGGTAAGAGTGAAACAATATCCTTTGAAACTGGAGGCTAGGAAAGGAGTGGCTCCTCTGGTCAAGCAATTTTTGGACCAAGGAATCTTGCAGGAATGTGAGTCAGAATATAACACCCCTATTTTTCCAGTAAAGAAACCCAGTGGGAAATATCGGTTGGTCCAAGACCTAAGGGCTATCAATGAAATAGTGAAGGACATACATCCAGTTGTTGCTAATCCTTATACCTTGTTGACATCTGTATCAGAGAAATTTAAATGGTTTTCTGTGATTGACCTCAAAGATGCCTTTTTCTGCATCCCACTGGCAGTAGAAAgtaggaaatattttgcttttgaatggGAGAACCCAGATTCTGGGAGAAAGAGACAACTGACATGGACAAGGCTCCCGCAAGGATTTAAAAACAGCCCCACGATATTTGGAAATCAATTGGCCAAGGAATTGGAGGACTAGAAGAATACTCAGGTAACGATATCTCCCTTTGCCTATGTGATTTTACAGTATGTGGATGACATCTTTTTGGGTactgaggaaagagaaatatgtGTCAAGCTAACTACTGATTTGTTAAACATGCTGGGTCAAGCTGGATATCgggtttcaaaggaaaaagcacagtTGGTTAAAAACAACGTAATCTATTTGGGTTGCGAGATTACCCAAGGTCATAGACGATTGGGGGTGAATCGAGTGGAAACAATATGTGCTATTCCATTACCCCGTAATCATCAGGAACTGAGATCCTTTTTGGGAATGGTTGGGTGGTGTCGTTTGTGGATAATGAATTTTGGTCTCCTTGCTAAACCACTGTATGAGGCCTTGAAGGAGCACCAGCTGGAATGGACATCTCAGCGGAAAAGGGCTTTCCAGGAGCTGAAACAGGCATTGAAGgaggccccagctctgggactTCCGGACTTAACCAAAGGATTCCAGCTGTACGTCAACGAGAGACAGAAATTGGCCTTGGGGGTTCTTACCCAGAAGGTCGGAACATAGAAAAGGCCAGTGGGATACTTTTCTAAACAGCTGGACTCGGTAAGCTCTGGGTGGCCCTCTTGCTTGCGAGCGGTAGCTGCAACAATTGCCCTTATCCAGGAGGCCCGGAAGTTGACCTTAGGAACAAAAATGGAAGTATTTGTTCCCCATATGGTCATGGCCGTCCTGGAACAAAAGGGGGGACATTGGCTGTCATCCAGCCGTATGTTGCAGTATCAAGCAATATTGAGGGAACAAgatgatgtgaaaatgaaaaccactAACCATGTCAATCCAGCAGAATTCTTGCGCGGAGACCGAGAGGAGGGAGAGTTGGCACACGATTGTGTTGAAGTGATTGAACAGGTGTATGCCAGCCGACCTGACCTGAAAGATGAACCATTAGAGGAACCAGATTGGGAACTCTACACGGACAGATCCAGCTTCGTGGAAAATGGGACTCGATATGCAGGCTATGCTGTGGTAACCCTGGACCAGGTAATAGAAGCCAAGGCACTGATGCCCGGAACATCTGCTCAGAAGGCAGAGATAATTGGACTTACTAGGGCCCTGTATTTGAGTAAAGACAAGAAAGTTAATATATGGACAGATTCCAAATATGCATTTGGTGTGGTCCACGTGCACGGGGCATTGTGGAAAGAGAGGGGACTGTTGAATTCACAGGGAGCCAGTGTTAAGCACCAAGAGGCAGTACTACAGCTGTTAGATGCTATACACAGTCCTGAGGTTGTTGCAATTATGCACGTGAGGGGACACCAAACCGCTGAGGGAAAAATCTACCAGGGAAACCGGTTTGCTGATGCCGTCGCAAGACAAGTTGCACGAAAGGTATGGACTCAGATGGCTCTAATACCGGTAAGGACTAACCCCGCGACCCCATACTTGAATCAAGAACCAGTGTATTCGACGGAGGATGTGAAGCTAGTAAATTTATGA